In Deltaproteobacteria bacterium, one genomic interval encodes:
- the mutM gene encoding bifunctional DNA-formamidopyrimidine glycosylase/DNA-(apurinic or apyrimidinic site) lyase has translation MPELPEIETVRRSLLPRLVGRRIEAAVVRERRLRRPIPPDFAARVVGQRIEAISRRAKYLLFHLSRGDCMLAHLGMSGALLVRATGKAPQCHDHVCMRLTGRIELVLNDPRRFGLLAVARAEAVAELPELQRLGPDPLDPGLSTAALYASIHRSRRALKNLLLDQAVLAGVGNIYASEALFRAGIRPTRRGNRVRLAEVAPLLQAIRAVLAEAIAAGGSSISDYRDGNGRPGSFQLRFCAYDRAGQPCRKCGAVIRRVVQTGRSSFYCPACQR, from the coding sequence ATGCCCGAGCTTCCTGAAATCGAAACCGTCCGCCGCTCGCTGCTGCCGCGGTTGGTCGGGCGGCGCATCGAGGCGGCGGTCGTACGCGAGCGGCGGTTGCGGCGGCCGATCCCGCCGGACTTCGCCGCCCGCGTGGTCGGGCAGCGCATTGAGGCGATCAGCCGCCGCGCCAAGTATCTGCTGTTTCACCTCAGCCGTGGCGACTGCATGCTGGCGCATCTCGGCATGAGCGGCGCGCTGTTGGTGCGGGCGACCGGGAAAGCACCGCAGTGTCATGATCACGTGTGCATGCGGCTTACGGGCAGAATCGAGCTGGTGCTGAACGACCCCCGCCGCTTTGGCCTGCTGGCGGTCGCCCGCGCCGAGGCGGTCGCCGAGTTGCCGGAGTTGCAGCGGTTGGGGCCGGACCCTTTGGATCCGGGCTTATCGACCGCGGCGCTCTACGCCTCGATACACCGCAGTCGGCGTGCCCTGAAGAACCTGCTGCTCGACCAGGCCGTGCTTGCCGGTGTGGGCAACATCTACGCCAGCGAGGCGCTTTTTCGCGCCGGTATTCGCCCCACCCGGCGCGGCAACCGGGTGCGGCTAGCCGAGGTGGCGCCGCTACTGCAAGCAATCCGTGCCGTCCTCGCCGAGGCGATCGCGGCAGGCGGCAGCTCAATCAGCGATTACCGCGACGGCAATGGCCGCCCCGGCTCCTTCCAGCTGCGCTTTTGTGCTTACGATCGGGCCGGCCAGCCCTGCCGGAAATGCGGCGCCGTGATCCGCCGCGTGGTACAAACCGGCCGCAGCAGCTTCTACTGCCCGGCTTGCCAGCGCTGA
- the rsmA gene encoding ribosomal RNA small subunit methyltransferase A has translation MVRAAHLPGAPRGAVRRELAALERRPRKRLAQHLLADPGVIRRIVELARLGGTETVLEIGPGLGALSGELASRAALLYLVEIDHDFAEQLRQRFAAASHVVVIEQDFLKTDLEALGAGPITVVANLPYNISTPVLFKLLEHADRFQRLVLMLQREVAERMRAAAGQREYSGLSVLVQFRAAVRLGLRVQPAAFVPRPKVESEVVVLEPYTSPPVSARDPRLFKRVVRAAFQQRRKQLVNSLGGVTPDPRCVLAAAAIDPKRRPETLSLAEFARLADAVANEARATAEKTERARAGPSEKESG, from the coding sequence ATGGTGCGCGCGGCCCATTTGCCGGGTGCGCCCCGAGGGGCCGTGCGGCGCGAGCTGGCAGCACTCGAGCGCCGGCCGCGCAAACGCTTGGCGCAGCACCTCTTGGCCGACCCGGGCGTCATCCGCCGCATCGTCGAGTTGGCACGGCTCGGCGGCACCGAGACGGTACTGGAAATCGGTCCCGGGCTGGGTGCGCTCTCGGGCGAACTGGCCAGTCGCGCTGCTCTCCTGTACCTGGTCGAGATTGATCATGACTTCGCCGAGCAGTTGCGCCAGCGCTTTGCCGCGGCATCGCACGTGGTGGTGATTGAACAGGACTTCTTGAAGACGGACCTGGAAGCGCTCGGCGCCGGGCCGATCACGGTTGTTGCCAATCTCCCGTACAACATCTCGACGCCGGTGCTGTTCAAGCTGCTCGAGCACGCCGATCGCTTTCAGCGCTTGGTGCTGATGCTGCAGCGCGAAGTGGCCGAGCGCATGCGCGCCGCAGCGGGGCAGCGGGAGTACAGCGGGCTATCGGTGCTGGTGCAGTTTCGTGCGGCGGTGCGGCTGGGTTTGCGGGTGCAGCCGGCGGCCTTCGTGCCGCGCCCCAAGGTGGAGTCGGAGGTCGTGGTGCTGGAGCCGTACACCAGCCCGCCGGTGTCTGCGCGCGATCCCCGCCTGTTCAAACGCGTGGTGCGCGCGGCCTTCCAGCAAAGGCGTAAGCAACTGGTCAACTCGCTCGGCGGGGTCACGCCCGACCCGCGGTGCGTGTTGGCGGCCGCCGCCATCGATCCCAAGCGCCGGCCGGAGACATTGTCGCTGGCCGAGTTCGCGCGCTTGGCCGATGCGGTCGCGAACGAGGCCCGGGCCACAGCCGAGAAGACCGAGCGAGCGCGAGCCGGGCCGTCCGAAAAGGAGTCGGGGTGA
- the tsaD gene encoding tRNA (adenosine(37)-N6)-threonylcarbamoyltransferase complex transferase subunit TsaD: protein MIVLGIESSCDDTAAAVLAGRTVRASVVASQDAVHHKYGGIVPELASRSHIRAVIPVIDRALDQAGVTLGDVEGIAVTTGPGLIGSLLVGLSVAKAIAFSRRLPLVGVNHLEGHLLSPQLDDEVPFPYLVLLVSGGHTSLYWATALGRYQCLGMTRDDAAGEAFDKVAKILGLGYPGGRVIDELARSGQREAIRFPRARLKPGRSPRSFDFSFSGLKTAVWQYVREQQPSGAAAAAVAASFQEAVVDMLVETTLAAARQVGATRLVVAGGVAANSRLRQRVLAAGAEFGLAAHLPPLRYCTDNAAMIAYAGGCRLELGQRDEWTLNAAADLEL, encoded by the coding sequence ATGATTGTCCTCGGCATCGAAAGCTCGTGCGATGACACCGCCGCCGCGGTGCTGGCGGGCCGGACGGTGCGCGCCAGCGTGGTGGCCTCGCAGGACGCGGTGCATCACAAGTACGGCGGCATAGTGCCGGAGCTGGCCTCGCGCTCGCATATCCGCGCCGTCATTCCGGTCATCGATCGAGCCCTGGATCAGGCCGGTGTCACGCTCGGTGATGTCGAGGGCATCGCCGTCACCACCGGGCCGGGCTTGATCGGCTCCTTGCTGGTCGGCCTGAGCGTGGCCAAGGCGATCGCCTTCAGCCGCCGCCTGCCGCTGGTGGGCGTGAACCATCTCGAAGGGCACCTGCTCTCGCCTCAGCTCGACGACGAGGTGCCGTTTCCTTATCTCGTGCTGCTGGTCTCGGGGGGGCACACCAGCCTGTATTGGGCCACTGCGCTGGGGCGCTATCAGTGTCTCGGGATGACCCGAGACGATGCCGCCGGTGAGGCTTTCGACAAGGTTGCCAAGATTCTCGGCTTGGGCTACCCGGGCGGGCGCGTGATCGACGAGCTGGCGCGCAGCGGGCAACGCGAGGCGATCCGCTTTCCGCGGGCACGCCTGAAGCCCGGACGCAGCCCGCGCAGCTTCGATTTCAGCTTCAGCGGCCTCAAGACCGCCGTCTGGCAATACGTCCGCGAGCAGCAACCGAGCGGCGCAGCGGCGGCTGCGGTGGCGGCATCTTTTCAAGAAGCCGTGGTCGATATGCTGGTCGAAACCACGCTGGCAGCGGCGCGGCAAGTGGGCGCCACGCGCTTGGTAGTCGCCGGTGGCGTGGCCGCCAACTCGCGCCTGCGCCAGCGCGTGCTCGCCGCCGGCGCCGAGTTCGGCCTGGCGGCCCATCTGCCACCCTTGCGCTACTGCACCGACAACGCCGCGATGATCGCCTACGCCGGCGGTTGTCGCCTCGAACTCGGCCAGCGCGATGAGTGGACGCTCAACGCCGCCGCGGACTTGGAGCTGTAA
- a CDS encoding tetratricopeptide repeat protein, translating to MRNDRSTLGLSAALLLCAGCLAPPRLERPVPTPLSTVPSATPTMAAPPSPTPTATAAETPSAAEVEPELTPAAEGEPPSLLTLIDGSTRPNVAAALRLAEEGRTLIEHQAYELALDRLERALAVDPANAYGYYFLARLHYLKRGYDQAIAFADKAALLNARADQAWTARAYSLQGAVFEEVGRYPDARAAYQRALAADPRNLAAQTGLARLGGNADAP from the coding sequence ATGCGGAATGACCGCTCAACGTTAGGGCTAAGCGCGGCGCTGCTGCTGTGCGCCGGCTGCCTGGCGCCGCCGCGGCTGGAGCGTCCTGTCCCGACGCCGCTCTCCACAGTGCCGTCTGCCACACCGACAATGGCGGCGCCGCCGAGCCCGACGCCGACGGCGACGGCGGCCGAAACGCCCAGCGCGGCCGAGGTGGAGCCCGAGCTGACTCCCGCGGCTGAGGGCGAGCCGCCGTCTTTGCTCACCCTGATCGACGGCTCGACGCGGCCCAATGTCGCGGCCGCGCTGCGGCTGGCCGAGGAAGGGCGCACGCTGATCGAGCACCAGGCCTACGAGCTTGCCTTGGATCGGCTCGAGCGCGCCCTCGCCGTTGATCCGGCCAATGCCTACGGTTACTACTTCCTGGCGCGCTTGCACTACCTCAAACGTGGCTATGACCAAGCAATCGCCTTTGCCGACAAGGCCGCTCTGCTCAACGCGCGCGCCGATCAGGCGTGGACGGCTCGCGCCTACAGTTTGCAGGGTGCCGTATTCGAGGAAGTCGGCCGCTACCCCGACGCGCGTGCCGCTTACCAGCGGGCGCTGGCCGCTGATCCGCGCAACCTCGCGGCCCAGACCGGCCTGGCGCGGCTCGGCGGCAACGCCGACGCGCCTTGA
- a CDS encoding PBP1A family penicillin-binding protein, translated as MSATGTILAVPYVRYLDGVVTEKFAGKRWDFPSKIYSDSCLIYPGVDLQGIGFEDRLRRLDYRPVNAAVSTKGEFAVRRNEVDIYLHDAQLPSGPRPGALVHLAVAGSTVTRIEQLPSREELSVIELEPELITGLYQNIWEERHLVSLDEVPPALVQAIMAIEDQRFYEHHGIDPMGIARALWVNLRTGRTVQGGSTLTQQLMKNFFLSEERSLKRKLTEAAMALVTERRFSKREILENYLNEIYLGQRGTQGVFGVSEGAQFYFGKPLPELSLAEMALLAAVIKAPNRYSPFRDPERARKRRNYGLSLMLKLGNITAEQYAEAAAEPLQLAAPKPIGNDAPYFVDVLRQELARTYPPAVLTTEGLSIFTTLDMQLQRAAEEALRRGLEDLEKRYKRLRSDKPSQSLQGALIAVQPQTGEIKAMMGGRDYRSTQFNRAVQALRQPGSVFKPFVYLAAFEHTQNGGAAIQPNSLLQDEPFEWAFDNQVWSPANYKGRYFGAVSVRHALEFSLNAATSQLARDLGIAAVREAAQRLGITSPLPAVPSLALGAAEVSPFEVAQAYSVLANQGLKAAPLSIKRVLDHSGGPIERNPIAIERVADPAPVYLLTHIMEGVLDRGTAKSARRLGFKRAAAGKTGTTNDYHDAWFAGFTPDLLAVVWVGFDQNKAVGLAGGEAALPIWTEFMKRATAGRPETPFLPPPGVSVVAIDEYSGELATPACPEVIEEAFAKGYEPTAPCHLHSPAAPPSEAPAAHPPDYAE; from the coding sequence GTGAGCGCCACAGGAACCATCCTGGCGGTGCCCTACGTGCGCTACCTCGATGGTGTGGTGACCGAGAAGTTTGCCGGCAAGCGTTGGGACTTCCCCTCGAAGATCTACTCCGATTCGTGCCTGATCTACCCGGGCGTCGACCTCCAAGGCATCGGCTTCGAGGACCGGCTGCGCCGGCTCGACTACCGCCCGGTCAACGCCGCCGTCTCAACCAAAGGCGAGTTCGCCGTTCGCCGTAACGAGGTCGACATCTACCTCCACGACGCGCAACTGCCCAGTGGGCCGCGCCCGGGTGCGCTTGTCCATCTGGCGGTTGCCGGCTCCACCGTCACCCGCATCGAGCAGCTCCCGAGCCGGGAGGAGTTGTCGGTCATCGAACTAGAGCCGGAGCTGATCACCGGGCTGTATCAGAACATCTGGGAAGAGCGCCATCTTGTCAGCTTGGATGAGGTGCCGCCGGCACTAGTGCAAGCGATCATGGCGATCGAAGACCAGCGCTTTTACGAGCATCACGGCATTGATCCCATGGGCATCGCCCGCGCTTTGTGGGTGAACCTGCGCACGGGTAGGACCGTGCAGGGCGGCAGCACACTGACGCAGCAGCTGATGAAGAACTTCTTCCTCTCTGAGGAGCGCAGCCTCAAACGCAAGCTGACCGAGGCGGCGATGGCGTTGGTGACCGAACGGCGCTTCTCCAAACGCGAGATCCTGGAAAACTATCTCAATGAGATCTACCTCGGGCAGCGCGGCACTCAAGGTGTCTTCGGCGTGTCGGAGGGCGCCCAGTTCTATTTCGGCAAGCCGCTGCCGGAGCTTTCGCTCGCCGAGATGGCGCTGCTGGCGGCGGTAATCAAGGCACCGAATCGTTACTCGCCGTTTCGCGACCCCGAGCGCGCCCGCAAGCGGCGCAACTACGGGCTCTCGCTGATGCTCAAGTTGGGCAACATCACTGCTGAGCAGTACGCCGAAGCCGCCGCCGAGCCGTTGCAGCTGGCGGCGCCGAAACCGATCGGCAACGATGCCCCGTACTTCGTCGACGTCCTGCGCCAAGAGCTGGCGCGCACCTACCCGCCCGCGGTGCTCACCACCGAAGGGCTCAGCATCTTCACCACCCTCGACATGCAGCTACAACGCGCTGCCGAAGAGGCCTTGCGGCGCGGGCTCGAGGACTTGGAGAAGCGTTACAAGCGGCTGCGTAGCGACAAACCCAGTCAATCGTTGCAAGGCGCACTGATCGCGGTCCAGCCGCAGACGGGCGAGATCAAGGCCATGATGGGCGGGCGGGATTATCGCTCCACGCAGTTCAACCGCGCGGTGCAAGCGTTGCGACAGCCGGGCTCGGTTTTCAAACCCTTCGTCTACCTCGCCGCCTTCGAGCACACCCAAAACGGCGGTGCGGCAATTCAACCGAACTCGCTGCTCCAGGACGAACCTTTCGAATGGGCGTTCGACAACCAGGTGTGGTCCCCGGCCAACTACAAGGGCCGGTACTTCGGTGCGGTGAGCGTGCGTCACGCGCTCGAGTTCTCGCTCAATGCTGCCACCTCGCAGCTGGCGCGCGACCTGGGCATTGCGGCGGTGCGTGAGGCGGCGCAGCGGCTGGGCATCACCAGCCCGTTGCCGGCCGTACCGTCTCTGGCTCTGGGGGCGGCGGAGGTCAGCCCGTTCGAGGTGGCGCAAGCGTACTCGGTGCTGGCCAACCAGGGCCTCAAAGCCGCGCCGCTGTCGATCAAGCGCGTGCTTGATCACAGCGGCGGCCCGATCGAGCGCAACCCGATTGCGATCGAACGCGTCGCCGATCCGGCGCCGGTGTATCTGCTCACGCACATCATGGAGGGTGTTCTCGATCGCGGCACCGCCAAGTCGGCGCGCCGCCTCGGCTTCAAGCGCGCCGCCGCCGGCAAGACCGGTACCACCAATGATTACCACGACGCCTGGTTCGCCGGCTTCACCCCGGACTTGTTGGCCGTCGTTTGGGTCGGCTTCGATCAAAACAAGGCGGTGGGTCTCGCTGGCGGTGAGGCCGCCTTGCCCATCTGGACTGAGTTCATGAAGCGCGCCACCGCCGGCCGCCCCGAAACCCCCTTCCTGCCGCCGCCGGGCGTGAGCGTGGTGGCCATTGACGAGTACAGCGGCGAACTAGCCACCCCCGCTTGCCCCGAGGTGATTGAAGAAGCGTTTGCGAAAGGCTACGAACCGACCGCGCCATGTCATTTGCACAGCCCCGCCGCCCCGCCAAGCGAAGCCCCGGCCGCGCACCCGCCTGACTATGCGGAATGA
- a CDS encoding DegQ family serine endoprotease: protein MSSHARTSRTGSRIKRFAIAIGTGGALLAIADHRVGAISFWGEKTEETPKAESAPSSGAPSAAAAIAGLPDFARLAERLSPSVVNVSTTSAPEPRQLGRSPHGPGGPGGPPGEDPFHEFWEPFERFFGPMPRQPFKQRSLGSGFIINRDGVILTNNHVIENADDIVVKLSNDKEYKAKVVGRDAKTDIAVIRIEDGPELTPATLGDSDELRVGEWVMAIGNPFGLEHSVTAGIVSAKGRFIGQGSYDNFIQTDAAINPGNSGGPLINLKGEVVGINTAIFSRSGGNIGIGFATPINIAKDLLPELQEKGKVTRGWLGVLIQKVTPEIAESMELEESRGALVADVMKDGPAAAAGIKVGDVIIEFDGHPVKDSNELPLLVARTPIGRAVTVKLMRGKKSETVSVKVGELREEEVAAASKESPELGLAVQPLTPEIAENLGLGEDAKGVVVSGVEPGSPADDAGLRRGDVIVEINQKPVKDLASYRKGLESTGKGKSVLFLVRRGDNTIFLAVKPAK from the coding sequence ATGAGTTCGCATGCGCGGACTTCTCGAACGGGAAGCCGCATCAAGCGCTTCGCTATCGCTATCGGCACTGGTGGCGCATTGCTTGCCATCGCCGATCACCGCGTCGGAGCAATTAGTTTCTGGGGCGAGAAGACCGAGGAAACTCCCAAAGCCGAGTCGGCTCCAAGCAGCGGCGCGCCGTCGGCCGCGGCGGCGATCGCGGGCTTGCCCGACTTCGCCCGGCTGGCGGAACGGCTCAGCCCATCGGTGGTGAACGTGTCGACGACGTCGGCACCTGAACCGCGCCAATTGGGCCGTAGTCCGCACGGGCCCGGTGGCCCCGGCGGCCCGCCAGGCGAAGACCCCTTCCACGAGTTCTGGGAACCGTTCGAGCGCTTCTTCGGCCCGATGCCGCGGCAGCCCTTCAAGCAAAGGAGCCTCGGGTCCGGTTTTATCATCAACCGTGATGGCGTAATCCTGACCAACAACCACGTCATCGAAAACGCCGATGACATCGTGGTAAAGCTCTCCAACGACAAGGAGTACAAGGCCAAGGTCGTCGGCCGCGACGCCAAGACCGATATCGCGGTGATCAGAATCGAAGACGGTCCCGAGCTGACCCCCGCCACCCTGGGTGACTCCGACGAGTTGCGCGTGGGCGAATGGGTCATGGCAATCGGCAACCCCTTTGGCCTCGAACACAGCGTCACTGCCGGTATCGTCAGCGCCAAGGGACGCTTCATCGGCCAAGGAAGCTACGACAACTTCATTCAAACCGACGCGGCCATCAATCCCGGCAACTCCGGCGGCCCGCTGATCAACCTCAAGGGCGAGGTGGTCGGGATCAATACCGCGATCTTCAGCCGCTCGGGCGGTAATATCGGCATCGGGTTTGCCACCCCGATCAACATCGCCAAGGACTTGCTGCCCGAACTCCAGGAGAAGGGCAAAGTCACGCGCGGCTGGCTCGGCGTGCTGATCCAAAAAGTCACGCCCGAGATCGCCGAGTCGATGGAGTTGGAGGAGTCGCGCGGCGCCTTGGTCGCCGATGTCATGAAGGATGGCCCCGCCGCCGCCGCCGGCATCAAGGTCGGCGATGTCATCATTGAATTTGATGGACATCCGGTGAAGGACTCCAACGAACTGCCCTTGCTGGTGGCCCGCACACCGATCGGGCGTGCGGTCACGGTCAAGTTGATGCGCGGCAAGAAGAGCGAGACCGTGTCGGTGAAGGTCGGCGAGCTGAGGGAAGAAGAAGTAGCGGCGGCGAGCAAGGAGAGCCCGGAGTTGGGCCTCGCGGTGCAGCCGTTGACCCCCGAGATCGCCGAAAATCTCGGCCTCGGCGAAGATGCCAAAGGGGTGGTGGTCTCCGGCGTGGAACCTGGCAGCCCCGCCGACGATGCCGGCCTGCGCCGCGGCGACGTCATCGTCGAGATCAATCAAAAGCCGGTTAAGGACTTGGCCTCTTATCGCAAGGGCCTGGAATCGACCGGCAAAGGCAAGAGCGTACTGTTCCTCGTCCGCCGGGGTGACAACACCATCTTTCTCGCCGTCAAGCCGGCGAAGTAA
- a CDS encoding DUF1844 domain-containing protein — translation MGTDDKEDQRGFRVHDRRRFTEAGETRDESADSPQPEAEPASPPDTAAASVPPPLAAGDVELNFSTFILSLSTQALAYLGLVPDPISKVVASDLVAARQMIDILGMLREKTKGNLDSTEQGLLDNILYDLRMRYVETARRPPA, via the coding sequence ATGGGAACAGACGACAAAGAGGACCAACGCGGTTTCAGGGTGCACGACCGGCGCCGCTTCACCGAAGCCGGCGAGACCCGCGACGAGTCCGCGGACTCGCCACAGCCAGAGGCCGAACCCGCGTCGCCCCCAGATACCGCGGCCGCCAGTGTTCCGCCGCCGCTGGCGGCCGGTGATGTGGAGCTGAACTTCTCCACTTTCATTCTCAGCCTGAGCACCCAGGCGCTGGCGTATCTGGGTTTGGTTCCGGATCCCATCAGCAAGGTGGTGGCGAGCGATCTGGTGGCGGCCCGTCAGATGATCGACATCCTCGGCATGCTCCGTGAAAAAACCAAAGGTAACCTCGATTCTACCGAGCAAGGCTTGCTGGACAATATTCTTTACGACTTGCGCATGCGCTACGTCGAAACCGCGCGGCGGCCGCCGGCGTAG
- the htpX gene encoding zinc metalloprotease HtpX: MSNTIKTTLLLGLMTGLLMGIGQYLGGSQGLVVAFVLAATMNFASYWFSDKIVLAMYRARPVDMNQAPELYRLVSNLCGAASLPMPRLFVIASDAPNAFATGRNPEHAAVAVTEGVLRLLTSAELEGVLAHELAHVKNRDILIGSIAATMAGVVMMVARTLQWAAMFGGLQRDDREENGGFAGLLAMTLLAPIAATLIQLAISRSREFQADATAARLSHNPLGLASALEKLHMVSQRMPIDASPQTAHLFIVSPLSGASFGRLFSTHPPIEERIERLRAMVV; encoded by the coding sequence ATGTCCAACACCATCAAGACGACCCTGCTGCTCGGCCTCATGACCGGGCTGCTCATGGGCATTGGCCAATACCTCGGCGGTAGCCAGGGGTTGGTGGTGGCCTTCGTGCTTGCCGCAACGATGAATTTCGCCAGTTACTGGTTCTCCGACAAGATCGTGCTGGCCATGTACCGCGCCCGGCCGGTGGACATGAACCAGGCCCCGGAGCTCTACCGCCTGGTGAGCAACCTGTGTGGGGCGGCCAGCCTGCCGATGCCCCGCCTGTTTGTGATCGCTTCAGACGCCCCGAACGCGTTTGCCACCGGCCGCAATCCGGAGCACGCGGCGGTGGCGGTAACCGAGGGAGTCTTGCGCCTGCTCACCTCCGCGGAGCTGGAGGGGGTGCTCGCCCACGAGCTGGCGCACGTGAAGAACCGGGACATCTTGATCGGATCGATCGCAGCCACCATGGCCGGTGTGGTGATGATGGTGGCGCGAACGCTGCAATGGGCCGCCATGTTCGGTGGCTTACAGCGGGATGACCGGGAGGAGAACGGGGGCTTCGCGGGGCTGCTGGCGATGACGCTGCTGGCGCCGATCGCGGCGACGTTGATCCAACTCGCCATCTCGCGCTCGCGCGAGTTCCAGGCCGACGCCACGGCGGCGCGCTTGTCACACAACCCGCTGGGTTTGGCCTCCGCCCTCGAAAAGCTCCACATGGTCTCCCAACGCATGCCGATCGATGCCAGCCCGCAGACCGCGCACCTCTTCATTGTGAGCCCGCTCAGCGGCGCCTCGTTCGGCCGCCTGTTCAGTACCCACCCGCCGATTGAAGAGCGCATCGAACGCCTGCGGGCAATGGTGGTATAG
- a CDS encoding ABC transporter permease, with translation MNRRWGNRRLVAGSLLVLALVVVAVFAPGLAPDSPTTQRLDEGLRPPTTDHPFGQDKLGRDVLTRVVYGARPSLAVGLLAVLGSAVIGLALGAAAGYRGGWVDDLFMRLVDVLLAFPGLLLTIALSAVLGPSIYHVVLALVAVSWTGYARLVRAEILSLREREFVTAARVLGGAPARIISRHLAPQVLPLVVVQAAFGMAGAVAAEAGLSFLGLSVQPPVPSWGTMINEGRSFVLLAPHLAIFPGLALVTTVLALNLLGDGLRDALDIRCEL, from the coding sequence ATGAACCGGCGTTGGGGGAATCGGCGGCTGGTCGCGGGCTCACTGCTGGTGCTGGCGTTGGTGGTAGTGGCGGTCTTCGCCCCCGGGCTGGCGCCCGACAGCCCGACGACGCAGCGGCTTGATGAAGGGTTGCGCCCGCCCACTACCGATCACCCGTTTGGACAGGACAAGTTGGGACGCGATGTGCTCACCCGGGTGGTGTACGGGGCGCGTCCCTCACTAGCGGTCGGCCTACTGGCGGTGCTGGGCTCGGCGGTCATCGGACTGGCCCTCGGCGCCGCCGCCGGCTATCGCGGCGGCTGGGTCGATGACCTGTTCATGCGCCTGGTCGATGTGCTGCTGGCGTTCCCGGGATTGCTCCTGACTATCGCGCTATCGGCGGTGTTGGGGCCGAGCATCTACCACGTCGTCTTGGCGCTGGTTGCGGTCAGCTGGACCGGTTACGCGCGGCTGGTGCGAGCCGAAATCCTGTCGCTGCGCGAGCGGGAGTTCGTCACCGCGGCGCGGGTATTGGGAGGGGCGCCGGCGCGCATCATCAGCCGACACCTGGCGCCGCAGGTGCTGCCGCTGGTGGTGGTGCAGGCAGCCTTCGGCATGGCGGGAGCGGTTGCCGCCGAGGCGGGGTTGAGTTTTCTTGGCCTGAGTGTGCAACCGCCGGTGCCTTCGTGGGGCACGATGATCAACGAAGGGCGCAGCTTCGTCCTGCTGGCGCCGCACCTGGCGATCTTTCCCGGGCTGGCGTTGGTGACGACGGTGTTGGCGTTGAATCTGCTCGGTGATGGGCTGCGCGACGCGCTCGACATCCGGTGCGAGCTATAG
- a CDS encoding ABC transporter permease has product MIRYLIWRLGLMIPTVLGVVTVVFLLIHLIPGDPVDAMLGETALAADKEVLRRQLGLHRPLPVQYARYLRRLAIGSLGRSLHSGRPVRRMIVARYSATVELAAAALVIALLIALPLGAAAAAWPRSLIDRAGAVIALVGTTIPSLWLGPMLMLVFALWLGWLPVSGRGGFAHLVLPAVTLGLGMAALLTRLLRAVLLERLSEDYVRTARSKGAGAVRVLLRHALPTALSPVITVLGLQAGALLSGAIITETIFGWPGIGRLTLLAIQTRDYPLVQGCVLAVALTYVGLNLVIDLLYAWSDPRIRLPTESAP; this is encoded by the coding sequence ATGATCCGATACCTGATATGGCGCCTCGGACTGATGATTCCCACGGTGCTGGGCGTGGTCACGGTCGTGTTCCTGCTGATTCATCTGATTCCCGGCGATCCGGTCGACGCCATGCTGGGCGAGACCGCGCTAGCGGCCGACAAGGAGGTGTTGCGCCGCCAACTCGGTTTGCACCGGCCGCTGCCGGTGCAGTACGCACGCTATCTGCGCCGGTTGGCGATCGGCAGCCTCGGCCGCTCGTTGCACAGCGGGCGCCCGGTGCGGCGGATGATTGTGGCGCGCTATAGCGCAACCGTGGAGCTCGCCGCGGCGGCGTTGGTGATTGCCCTGTTGATTGCGCTGCCGCTGGGTGCTGCCGCCGCGGCCTGGCCGCGCTCGCTGATCGACCGCGCCGGCGCGGTTATTGCATTGGTCGGGACAACGATCCCGAGTTTGTGGCTGGGGCCGATGTTGATGCTGGTGTTCGCGCTCTGGCTGGGATGGCTACCGGTCTCCGGCCGCGGCGGGTTTGCACATCTGGTCTTGCCGGCCGTGACGCTGGGGCTGGGGATGGCGGCGCTGCTGACGCGCCTGCTGCGCGCCGTCCTGCTCGAGCGCCTGAGCGAAGACTACGTGCGCACCGCGCGGTCGAAAGGAGCCGGTGCGGTACGGGTGTTATTGCGGCACGCGTTGCCCACCGCCCTGTCGCCGGTCATTACGGTGCTCGGGCTACAAGCCGGTGCCTTGCTCAGCGGCGCCATCATTACCGAGACCATTTTCGGCTGGCCCGGCATTGGGCGGCTGACGCTGCTGGCGATTCAAACCCGCGACTACCCGCTGGTTCAGGGCTGTGTATTGGCCGTCGCCTTGACGTACGTGGGCCTCAACCTAGTGATCGATTTGCTCTACGCCTGGAGTGATCCGCGCATTCGACTGCCAACGGAGTCGGCGCCATGA